In Calothrix sp. PCC 7507, one DNA window encodes the following:
- a CDS encoding DUF1815 family protein, with product MFLRLAHQHRQFVQDLVMNLQALAIVLERRGYPASCYTCGDQMNSASFMVSLGDNHLIRFLVSDYGITWTEMRDDRELMKLEGAEAINQLQELANIVKQPAPAATDNKALAKKF from the coding sequence GTGTTTCTAAGACTAGCGCATCAACATCGGCAATTTGTCCAAGACTTGGTAATGAACCTACAAGCTTTGGCGATTGTACTAGAGCGACGCGGATACCCTGCGTCCTGTTATACCTGTGGCGACCAGATGAACAGTGCTTCATTCATGGTGAGCTTGGGAGACAACCACTTGATTCGGTTTTTGGTGTCCGATTACGGCATTACTTGGACAGAAATGCGGGACGATCGCGAATTAATGAAATTAGAGGGTGCGGAGGCAATTAACCAGTTACAGGAACTTGCCAATATTGTCAAGCAACCTGCACCAGCTGCTACAGATAACAAAGCCCTAGCTAAGAAATTTTAA
- a CDS encoding DUF2839 domain-containing protein encodes MGEAKRRKTSLGEEYGQETRILPWVPITKNQAELFVSWSTRGAWIGIGVMVAAWVTIRFIGPAFGWWQVV; translated from the coding sequence ATGGGCGAAGCAAAACGTCGTAAAACATCTCTTGGAGAAGAATACGGTCAAGAAACTCGGATCTTACCGTGGGTGCCGATCACCAAAAACCAAGCCGAACTATTTGTTAGTTGGTCAACTCGCGGTGCTTGGATCGGCATTGGTGTTATGGTCGCTGCATGGGTGACAATCCGTTTTATCGGGCCAGCTTTCGGTTGGTGGCAAGTAGTTTAA